From one Lolium rigidum isolate FL_2022 chromosome 4, APGP_CSIRO_Lrig_0.1, whole genome shotgun sequence genomic stretch:
- the LOC124707193 gene encoding uncharacterized protein LOC124707193 translates to MDLAAEFYNQTIDEDERHDGLEAAVEATVQFLNKCWCKYREPYVPTVLSVLWQTMLRRVYKKEIMKQLGLVIKEDAIGNIFWSVLKKMLLATYLATGMGMFSSDCSGSNMQNCK, encoded by the exons ATGGATCTGGCCGCCGAGTTCTACAACCAGACCATCGATGAG GATGAGCGACACGATGGGCTCGAGGCTGCAGTGGAGGCAACTGTCCAGTTCCTGAACAAG TGTTGGTGCAAGTATAGAGAACCTTATGTGCCAACAGTTCTGTcagttctttggcaaacaatgctGAGAAGG GTATATAAAAAAGAGATAATGAAGCAACTTGGCCTTGTTATTAAAGAAGATGCTATTGGCAACATATTCTGGAGTGTACTAAAGAAGATGCTATTGGCAACATATTTGGCCACTG GAATGGGAATGTTCAGTTCAGACTGTAGTGGCTCCAATATGCAGAACTGTAAGTAA